A portion of the Acidisarcina polymorpha genome contains these proteins:
- a CDS encoding NAD(P)/FAD-dependent oxidoreductase produces MMGGGLAGMTAAIHLAAAGLRVLCVEPDSLNRDPVGESLDWSDPDLLKTLGLQIDYLIEQGIATFKRHAVLKLRDGSERHYIPREWLGKPPYNVDLRTLHVDRGELNQALRQIFHSKGIRLANDRVVHVETAGRMVKAVVTGEGERIASRWFIDASGSGSTLLPRIFELPVYEYGPHKVAIWDYFTVPESIEGTTLHADGAGPLYMEWVWQIPIHPNTISVGYVAPGDAIKEKRQQELSVQQIFEAKLKHLPALHGLLYGPLKEPPRTTSFRCRAFAKTAGPNWLVAGEAAAMVDPMTSNGVTAALRHAAEASRLIIRYKDRKAIPRPMAAMYSQRIVSLAKFFNSSIENILYDAPVRNRIGPFNAGDLYTIPAWSINVVYSRLRPQGFIKTSLFCLLLATLRFSLGAFHWLCSRLQPSLPTRATA; encoded by the coding sequence GTGATGGGCGGCGGCCTCGCAGGGATGACCGCCGCCATTCATCTCGCCGCTGCGGGACTTCGGGTTTTATGCGTCGAGCCGGATTCCCTCAATAGAGATCCAGTTGGCGAGTCATTAGACTGGTCAGATCCCGATTTGCTGAAGACCCTTGGGCTGCAAATTGACTATCTCATTGAGCAAGGAATCGCTACTTTCAAACGCCACGCCGTTCTGAAGCTGAGAGACGGGTCCGAACGGCACTATATTCCGAGGGAATGGCTCGGGAAGCCTCCGTATAATGTCGACCTTCGGACACTCCATGTCGATCGTGGCGAGCTGAACCAGGCACTTCGTCAGATATTTCACAGCAAGGGGATTCGGTTGGCGAATGACCGGGTCGTACATGTCGAGACTGCTGGCAGAATGGTCAAAGCCGTTGTCACTGGCGAAGGCGAACGGATCGCCTCTCGATGGTTTATCGATGCATCTGGATCCGGTTCAACCCTGCTTCCCCGTATATTCGAGCTACCCGTCTATGAATATGGCCCGCACAAGGTGGCCATATGGGACTATTTCACTGTGCCTGAATCTATAGAGGGAACAACTTTGCACGCGGACGGTGCAGGCCCCTTGTATATGGAATGGGTTTGGCAGATACCAATTCATCCCAACACCATCAGTGTCGGCTACGTGGCGCCAGGGGACGCAATTAAAGAGAAGCGGCAACAAGAGCTCAGTGTTCAGCAGATCTTTGAGGCAAAACTCAAACACTTGCCAGCCTTGCATGGATTGCTGTACGGCCCGTTGAAGGAGCCGCCGCGCACGACATCCTTTCGTTGCCGCGCTTTCGCCAAGACCGCTGGCCCCAACTGGCTCGTCGCCGGCGAAGCCGCAGCCATGGTAGATCCAATGACCTCGAACGGGGTGACGGCCGCTTTGAGACACGCCGCAGAGGCATCGAGGCTGATTATTCGATATAAGGACCGCAAAGCAATTCCGCGCCCGATGGCGGCAATGTACAGTCAGCGGATCGTGAGCCTTGCAAAATTCTTTAACAGCTCTATTGAGAATATCCTCTACGATGCACCGGTCAGAAATCGTATTGGTCCATTCAATGCCGGCGATTTGTATACGATTCCTGCGTGGAGCATTAACGTGGTCTACTCCCGCTTGCGCCCCCAGGGATTCATAAAAACATCTCTATTTTGTCTATTACTCGCAACGCTCAGATTTTCCCTCGGCGCCTTCCACTGGTTATGTAGCCGATTGCAGCCTTCCCTGCCAACAAGAGCTACGGCTTGA
- a CDS encoding carboxymuconolactone decarboxylase family protein, producing the protein MQALAAGKLEEAELSDAERALLEYAGKVTEAAYKTTAEDVQLLRDNGWTDPQIAEAVYITALFAFFNRVADAFGIPPQNYLEMNKLTD; encoded by the coding sequence GTGCAGGCGTTGGCAGCGGGCAAGCTCGAAGAAGCGGAGCTAAGCGACGCGGAGCGTGCTCTCCTGGAGTACGCAGGCAAGGTGACGGAAGCCGCCTACAAAACCACCGCGGAGGATGTTCAGCTGCTACGCGATAACGGTTGGACCGACCCTCAAATTGCCGAGGCGGTTTACATAACCGCGCTCTTCGCATTTTTCAACCGGGTCGCCGATGCTTTTGGGATTCCACCACAGAACTATCTTGAAATGAACAAACTGACGGATTAA
- the selB gene encoding selenocysteine-specific translation elongation factor, which yields MTPPLKSIVIGTAGHIDHGKTALIHALTGVDADRLPEEKRRGITIDLGFASLDETAPDGTPLRISFVDVPGHALFIRNMLAGAGGVDAVLLVIAANEGVKPQTREHLAICGLLGVRRGITTISKVDAVSPERLDQVLTAVRAFLRGTFLDASESRILPVSAKNGEGLAELRHELRALAVDTKVRQPDHVSRLPIDRAFMMKGFGTVVTGTLLSGTVFAGESLALEPGGRTVRVRGLQTHGHSEARVSAGSRVALNLTGIEVSKISRGQTFVEPEMLTATSTIDAEVMLLPGVAALKHRERLHFHAFTTETLASVSLYGYNSVEPGAKRIVRLKLNDPVLLLPGDRFVLRQLSPAATIGGGRVLDAQPIEKLKKAECLAWLESMGNASLEEQVKLRIGRRKTRGVSLRELVRETGLTPEAMIRHLNILVSRNNLGRFAGDLFLTKDAVEAAAEAVLLRLEMKSNQKGIKLSELKSQIGLSGEVFEYLVEGLFAEQKLCRQGEMVFSRGAAPQPSGEDDPIQSKIEGIYKNAGLASPSTNEVATVLGITDDQMRRSMTMLLRDKTMVRMGTDPVYIHRQALDELRAQFKGFRGQTIDVARFKQITGLSRKYAIPLLEYLDRERVTRKEGDRRLVL from the coding sequence ATGACCCCACCGCTCAAATCCATTGTTATTGGTACCGCCGGCCACATCGATCACGGAAAGACAGCCTTGATACACGCGCTTACCGGAGTCGACGCCGACCGGCTGCCTGAGGAAAAGCGCCGAGGCATCACCATCGATCTCGGCTTTGCCTCTCTCGACGAGACGGCGCCCGACGGAACGCCTCTCCGCATCAGTTTCGTTGACGTTCCCGGTCACGCGCTCTTCATCCGAAACATGCTGGCTGGCGCGGGCGGCGTGGATGCCGTCCTGCTTGTCATCGCGGCCAACGAAGGCGTCAAGCCGCAGACCCGGGAGCATCTCGCAATCTGCGGACTTCTCGGAGTGCGTCGTGGAATCACTACGATCAGCAAGGTCGATGCTGTTAGTCCTGAGCGCCTAGATCAGGTTCTAACCGCAGTAAGAGCGTTTCTCCGCGGAACGTTTCTCGATGCAAGCGAGTCCAGAATTTTGCCTGTGAGCGCAAAGAATGGCGAAGGCTTGGCGGAGTTGCGCCATGAACTGCGCGCCCTGGCGGTGGACACGAAAGTCCGTCAACCCGACCATGTGTCGAGGCTGCCAATCGACCGGGCTTTCATGATGAAGGGATTTGGCACGGTTGTCACTGGCACGCTGCTCTCAGGAACAGTCTTCGCTGGTGAATCGCTCGCTCTGGAACCCGGCGGTCGCACGGTACGAGTAAGGGGACTACAGACGCATGGCCATTCCGAGGCGCGCGTCTCCGCCGGTTCGCGGGTTGCTTTGAACCTTACCGGCATTGAAGTATCCAAGATAAGTCGGGGACAAACGTTCGTCGAGCCGGAGATGCTAACGGCCACATCGACCATCGACGCGGAGGTCATGCTGCTGCCCGGCGTCGCCGCACTGAAGCATCGCGAGCGGCTCCATTTCCACGCCTTCACCACCGAGACGCTTGCCTCGGTTTCGCTTTATGGCTACAACTCTGTCGAACCGGGCGCGAAGCGAATCGTGCGGTTGAAGCTTAATGATCCGGTGCTACTTCTGCCTGGAGACCGATTTGTACTCCGGCAGCTGTCGCCTGCGGCAACCATCGGCGGCGGGCGTGTGCTCGACGCGCAGCCGATCGAGAAACTCAAGAAGGCCGAGTGCCTCGCGTGGCTCGAATCGATGGGGAATGCGAGTCTCGAAGAACAAGTGAAGCTCCGCATTGGCCGACGCAAAACTCGGGGCGTCTCTTTGCGGGAGTTGGTTCGCGAAACTGGCCTCACCCCAGAAGCTATGATTCGGCATCTCAATATTCTCGTCAGCCGCAACAATCTCGGCCGCTTTGCTGGCGACCTCTTTTTGACGAAAGACGCCGTGGAAGCCGCCGCCGAAGCTGTCCTGCTTCGACTGGAGATGAAATCCAACCAGAAAGGTATCAAGCTTTCTGAACTGAAGAGTCAGATCGGTTTGAGCGGGGAAGTATTCGAATATCTGGTTGAAGGCTTGTTTGCCGAGCAGAAGCTTTGCAGGCAAGGCGAAATGGTCTTTTCTCGCGGAGCGGCCCCTCAACCATCCGGAGAGGACGATCCGATTCAATCTAAGATAGAGGGAATCTACAAGAATGCCGGCCTCGCTTCGCCATCGACCAACGAAGTCGCAACAGTCCTCGGAATCACAGACGACCAGATGCGCCGATCCATGACAATGCTCTTGCGCGACAAAACAATGGTCAGGATGGGAACCGATCCGGTCTACATCCATCGCCAGGCACTTGACGAATTGCGGGCGCAGTTCAAGGGATTTCGCGGCCAGACCATCGATGTCGCACGCTTCAAGCAGATCACCGGACTGTCGAGGAAATATGCTATCCCTCTCCTGGAATATCTCGACCGCGAAAGAGTGACCCGCAAGGAGGGCGACCGGCGTCTGGTGCTCTGA
- the selA gene encoding L-seryl-tRNA(Sec) selenium transferase, translated as MQTKQYNQTCSGEAMKTLEQATNGNETNSLYRLLPSIGDLLLTQPFAAMLQSHSHDAVVQAARAVLRRMKEQVTAGKYTHASLTHRLDSLDSDIAAELIQNASYSLRRVINATGVVLHTNLGRSPLSQAAIDHIAEVAKGYSNLELDLESGERSRRDVHAESLLLRLLNLKSGTQEDTPSRRAIVVNNCAAATFLALHSIAEDAEVIISRGELVEIGGGFRIPEILAKSGARLREVGTTNRTRLADYENAITPETGLVLRVHQSNFSMEGFTERPALSDLISLCKSHGVPFFDDQGTGLVMPLDELGIRAEPTLTGSYSLGSDLMAASGDKLLGGPQCGLLIGRADLIERIRKNPLFRAFRVDKLTYAALEATLMDYLLGRQNAIPIMRLLHIPPAELAERCKRLVNQITSAELSAEVVPALSLIGGGTAPSARLDSWAIALRHAAVQPQSLLFALRQLNPPIIARISEERLLLDLRTVEPEFDSSLPSLLTQAARSSVGAREPGAS; from the coding sequence ATGCAAACGAAGCAATACAATCAGACCTGCTCGGGTGAGGCGATGAAGACTTTGGAGCAGGCGACGAACGGTAACGAAACGAACAGCTTATACAGACTGCTGCCTTCGATCGGCGATCTGCTCCTGACCCAGCCGTTTGCGGCGATGCTGCAGTCCCACTCCCACGATGCTGTTGTGCAAGCGGCCAGGGCCGTGCTCCGTCGTATGAAAGAGCAGGTCACAGCAGGTAAGTACACGCATGCCAGCTTGACTCACCGGCTTGACTCTTTGGACAGCGATATCGCCGCCGAGCTTATTCAGAACGCGAGCTATTCCCTGAGACGAGTGATCAATGCGACGGGCGTCGTCCTCCATACCAACCTTGGGCGTTCTCCTTTGAGCCAGGCCGCAATCGATCACATAGCTGAGGTCGCAAAGGGCTACTCCAATCTTGAGCTCGACCTGGAGAGCGGAGAGCGTAGTCGCCGCGATGTTCATGCAGAAAGCCTTTTGCTGCGTCTGCTCAACCTTAAGAGTGGCACGCAGGAAGATACCCCTTCGCGACGGGCGATCGTGGTGAACAATTGTGCCGCCGCAACCTTTCTCGCACTGCACTCGATCGCCGAAGACGCTGAAGTAATCATTTCACGCGGCGAACTTGTCGAGATCGGTGGCGGCTTTCGAATTCCTGAAATCCTCGCGAAGTCCGGGGCCCGCCTCCGTGAAGTTGGCACAACCAACAGAACCCGGCTCGCCGACTACGAGAACGCCATCACACCCGAGACTGGCTTGGTTCTCCGCGTTCACCAATCGAACTTCAGCATGGAAGGGTTCACGGAACGACCCGCACTGTCCGATCTGATTTCCCTCTGCAAGAGTCACGGTGTGCCTTTCTTCGATGACCAGGGCACGGGGCTTGTCATGCCTTTGGATGAACTGGGCATTCGCGCCGAGCCAACATTAACCGGAAGCTATAGCCTGGGCTCTGACCTCATGGCCGCCAGCGGGGACAAGCTGCTCGGTGGCCCTCAGTGTGGGTTGCTCATCGGCAGGGCTGATCTTATCGAGCGTATTCGCAAAAACCCGCTCTTCCGGGCGTTTCGGGTTGATAAGCTGACGTACGCTGCCCTTGAAGCAACACTGATGGACTACTTACTGGGGCGACAAAATGCAATTCCAATCATGAGATTGCTTCACATTCCGCCTGCCGAACTGGCTGAGAGATGCAAGCGACTTGTAAATCAGATCACTTCCGCCGAACTTTCCGCGGAGGTGGTTCCCGCGCTCAGCTTGATTGGCGGTGGTACGGCGCCATCAGCGCGCCTCGATAGTTGGGCGATCGCACTGCGGCATGCGGCGGTACAACCGCAGTCACTCCTATTTGCATTGCGGCAACTAAACCCTCCCATCATTGCCCGGATCAGCGAGGAGCGCCTGCTTCTCGACCTTCGAACCGTGGAGCCGGAGTTCGATTCATCTCTGCCAAGTCTCCTGACGCAGGCCGCACGCAGCAGCGTTGGCGCTCGTGAGCCTGGCGCCAGTTGA
- the selD gene encoding selenide, water dikinase SelD: MDTATVRLTQQVKAGGCASKLAPGSLAAVLSRLPKQVDPNLLVGFETSDDAGIYRIAPDLALVQTVDFFTPLVDNPFTFGQIAATNALSDIYAMGGRPVTALSIVCFPQDGGLDVLEQIMRGGLTKMDEAGCVVVGGHSVRDAEIKFGYAVSGLIDPARVFTNTGAISGDTLVLTKPIGTGVITTALKRGIAEESWVSEAVRSMTTLNRAASETAAKTPGVHAMTDVTGFGLMGHGRELALGSGVTIEIEADKVPRINGALDAIALGAIPAGLLANREFAECESADHEGAAISDDLRSLLYDPQTAGGLLISVASESADLLLHALREADLNPARIGTVLGHYVAGRGKPAIVLR; the protein is encoded by the coding sequence TTGGATACAGCGACGGTGAGATTGACGCAGCAGGTGAAGGCCGGGGGGTGCGCGAGCAAGCTTGCGCCCGGGTCGCTTGCGGCCGTGCTGTCGAGGCTTCCAAAACAAGTCGACCCAAACTTGCTTGTCGGTTTCGAAACGTCGGATGACGCCGGCATTTACCGCATAGCGCCCGACCTGGCGCTTGTTCAGACCGTGGATTTCTTTACCCCACTTGTCGATAATCCATTCACCTTCGGGCAGATCGCGGCAACCAATGCTCTAAGCGACATCTACGCCATGGGAGGCCGTCCGGTAACGGCGCTTTCCATTGTGTGCTTCCCTCAGGATGGCGGCCTCGATGTGCTTGAGCAGATCATGCGCGGCGGTCTCACTAAGATGGACGAAGCCGGCTGTGTCGTCGTCGGCGGCCACAGCGTTCGCGATGCGGAGATCAAATTTGGCTATGCAGTCAGCGGTCTGATTGACCCCGCGCGAGTGTTCACCAACACCGGTGCGATTTCGGGCGATACACTCGTTCTCACTAAGCCCATTGGAACTGGCGTGATTACGACCGCATTGAAGCGAGGCATCGCGGAGGAGTCCTGGGTTTCGGAGGCAGTTCGATCGATGACGACGCTCAATCGAGCGGCGTCTGAGACTGCGGCGAAGACGCCCGGCGTTCATGCGATGACCGATGTGACTGGATTTGGTCTGATGGGCCATGGACGCGAGTTGGCGCTCGGCAGCGGTGTGACGATTGAAATCGAAGCAGATAAGGTTCCACGTATCAACGGCGCGCTCGACGCCATCGCTCTAGGGGCAATCCCCGCCGGACTGTTGGCGAACCGCGAGTTCGCCGAGTGTGAGAGCGCAGATCACGAGGGCGCGGCGATTTCTGATGATCTGCGCAGCTTGTTGTATGACCCGCAGACGGCTGGCGGTCTGCTGATCTCGGTTGCATCGGAAAGCGCAGACTTGCTGTTACACGCTCTGCGCGAGGCAGACTTAAACCCCGCAAGGATTGGCACGGTGCTTGGCCATTATGTGGCTGGGCGGGGAAAACCGGCGATTGTCCTGAGATAG
- a CDS encoding IS481 family transposase → MPWRESRIVDQRLQFLSSYQKAEMSVTDLCHEYGISRPTAYKWIKRYNEVGPEGLLDISRRPHGCSHATSMEIENEILALRKRFPSWGARKLKARLEKMNPNVVWPAASTIGQILRRAGLTNPVRKRRRTTPYSEPFAEVTAPNQLWCMDFKGWFRTGDGHRCDPFTITDAYSRYLIRCQAITRMDTAHVLAICEAAMREYGVPDRIRTDNGCPFSGHALLGLSQLSLNWVRLGIVHERIQPGKPQQNGRHERMHRTLKQDTTNPSAKTLQAQQKRFDEFRRVYNHERPHEALGNETPGNIYVPSSRLLPRYTKAYQYPAHFQTRRVNDSGDISWHKGRVFISQVFRGQDIALEKVQDAFYRVYFCSLEVGAFDVNEMRFLPALRP, encoded by the coding sequence ATGCCTTGGAGAGAGAGTCGTATTGTGGATCAACGCTTGCAGTTCTTATCGAGTTATCAGAAGGCAGAGATGTCTGTGACGGACTTGTGCCATGAGTACGGCATCTCACGCCCAACCGCCTATAAGTGGATCAAGCGATATAACGAAGTTGGCCCGGAAGGCTTGCTGGATATTTCGCGCAGACCCCACGGTTGTTCTCATGCAACCTCTATGGAGATCGAAAACGAGATACTTGCTCTTCGGAAGCGTTTTCCTTCCTGGGGAGCGCGGAAGTTGAAGGCGCGTTTGGAGAAGATGAACCCGAACGTTGTATGGCCAGCAGCTAGCACCATTGGCCAGATTCTTCGCCGGGCCGGACTCACGAACCCTGTTCGCAAGAGACGCAGAACCACTCCATACTCAGAACCCTTCGCTGAGGTCACCGCACCGAACCAGCTATGGTGCATGGACTTCAAGGGCTGGTTCCGCACAGGAGATGGGCACCGATGCGATCCGTTCACCATTACAGATGCCTACAGTCGCTATCTGATCCGCTGTCAGGCCATAACCCGGATGGATACGGCGCATGTACTCGCGATCTGCGAGGCAGCGATGCGCGAGTATGGTGTTCCTGACAGGATTCGTACGGACAACGGATGCCCATTCTCTGGACATGCCTTGCTGGGACTGTCCCAGTTGTCACTTAACTGGGTGCGCCTCGGGATCGTGCATGAACGCATTCAGCCGGGTAAACCGCAGCAGAACGGTCGACACGAACGGATGCATCGCACACTCAAGCAGGACACAACGAACCCGTCCGCGAAGACGCTCCAGGCACAGCAAAAACGGTTCGATGAGTTTCGCCGGGTCTATAACCATGAGCGTCCGCACGAAGCCTTGGGGAACGAAACACCCGGCAACATCTATGTGCCCAGCTCGCGGCTTCTGCCACGGTACACGAAGGCATATCAGTATCCTGCTCACTTCCAGACGCGGCGTGTCAACGACTCAGGAGATATTAGCTGGCATAAGGGCCGGGTATTCATCAGCCAAGTCTTTCGCGGCCAGGATATAGCACTCGAAAAAGTCCAGGACGCCTTCTATCGAGTCTACTTCTGCTCTTTGGAAGTTGGTGCGTTCGATGTCAACGAAATGCGGTTTCTACCGGCGCTTCGTCCCTAA
- a CDS encoding single-stranded DNA-binding protein — protein MISDLNRVVLMGHPGADATKDKNPDAPITFSIATTARWIDKAAQRQSRTDWHNIVVFNKLSRFAAKLKKGDRVYLEGELRTSKWEKTLGGETSSSFGTRSMLRRSTA, from the coding sequence ATGATTAGCGATCTTAACCGTGTAGTTCTGATGGGTCATCCCGGCGCTGATGCCACCAAAGACAAGAACCCCGACGCTCCCATCACCTTCAGCATCGCCACCACTGCCCGCTGGATCGACAAGGCGGCCCAACGCCAAAGCCGCACGGATTGGCACAACATTGTCGTCTTCAACAAACTCTCAAGGTTTGCGGCCAAGCTCAAGAAGGGCGATCGCGTGTACCTCGAAGGCGAGCTGCGAACCAGCAAATGGGAGAAAACCCTTGGCGGCGAAACCTCAAGCTCGTTCGGTACGAGGTCTATGCTTCGCAGATCGACCGCGTAG
- a CDS encoding PDDEXK nuclease domain-containing protein codes for MLSDLKLATVSRVLPDNATGVFKDSYLLDLLALPATHSEADHQAGLLRNLRKFLMELGDGFAFVGEKVRVQVGNQDFELDLLFYHRDLQCLVAFELKAGRFEPEHMGKLAFYLEALDRDRRRPHENPSVGVLLCRTKDDEVVEYAMSRHLSPALVAKYETQMIPKALLQRKLHEWSLLLQNSSPDEA; via the coding sequence ATGCTCTCCGATCTAAAACTCGCAACAGTGTCGCGAGTTTTGCCGGATAACGCCACAGGGGTCTTCAAAGACAGCTATCTCCTGGACCTCCTTGCTCTTCCGGCTACCCACAGTGAGGCAGACCACCAAGCTGGGCTTCTCAGGAACCTGAGGAAGTTTTTGATGGAGCTGGGAGACGGCTTCGCCTTCGTTGGGGAAAAAGTGAGAGTTCAGGTCGGCAATCAGGATTTCGAACTAGACCTCCTCTTTTATCATCGAGACCTTCAGTGCCTCGTAGCCTTCGAATTAAAAGCCGGGCGCTTTGAACCGGAGCATATGGGCAAACTTGCCTTCTACCTGGAGGCCCTTGATCGCGACCGGAGGCGCCCGCATGAGAATCCCAGCGTGGGGGTTCTTCTCTGCAGAACAAAGGATGACGAAGTCGTGGAGTACGCCATGAGCAGGCATCTCTCGCCTGCGCTTGTGGCGAAGTACGAAACGCAAATGATTCCGAAGGCGCTCCTTCAGAGAAAGCTTCATGAATGGAGCCTGCTGCTACAAAATTCGAGTCCCGATGAGGCATAA